The Metabacillus sediminilitoris genome window below encodes:
- a CDS encoding IS110 family RNA-guided transposase: MDVIIERACGMDVHKDNITACIMTPDGKEIQTFPTKTVFLLKLIDWIKEHDCTHVAMESTSVYWKPIVNLLESEGIEFLVVNAQHMKALPGRKTDVKDAEWIAQLLRHGLLKASFIPNRIQRELRELVRYRRSIIEERARQHNRIQKVLEGANIKLGSVVSDIMGVSSKDMLRAIADGEDDPEKLANFARRTMKKKKAELELALQGYVNPHQRLMLKTILTHIDFLTEQIEMLDQEIAQRVNSYEEDIERLDSIPGIARRMAEQILAEIGTDVQNQFPTAAHLCSWAALVPGHNESAGKRKSTKSKKGNKYLRSALTEAAQSVRGSKNYLGALYRRTAGRKGNKRAAIVVAHAILRIAYYLLTRKEMYVDLGEDYFDKQRQVSIVRHSVRRLENLGYTVTITEAS; this comes from the coding sequence ATGGATGTAATCATTGAAAGAGCATGTGGTATGGATGTTCATAAGGACAATATCACTGCATGTATTATGACACCTGATGGAAAGGAGATTCAAACGTTTCCTACCAAAACAGTTTTTCTGCTTAAGTTAATCGACTGGATTAAGGAACATGACTGTACTCATGTCGCAATGGAAAGCACGAGTGTTTATTGGAAACCTATCGTTAACCTACTAGAATCTGAAGGGATTGAGTTTCTAGTAGTAAACGCCCAACACATGAAGGCACTCCCCGGTCGTAAGACCGACGTTAAAGATGCCGAATGGATTGCCCAACTTCTTCGCCATGGTTTACTCAAAGCGAGTTTCATTCCAAACCGTATTCAAAGAGAGCTGAGGGAACTTGTCCGTTATCGCCGCAGTATTATCGAAGAACGTGCAAGACAACATAATCGAATTCAAAAAGTTTTAGAAGGAGCCAATATCAAACTAGGCTCTGTCGTTTCAGATATTATGGGGGTTTCCTCGAAGGATATGCTTCGAGCTATCGCTGACGGCGAGGATGATCCTGAGAAACTAGCAAACTTCGCTCGTCGTACAATGAAAAAGAAAAAAGCAGAACTTGAATTAGCACTTCAGGGCTATGTTAACCCACATCAACGCTTAATGCTTAAAACGATTTTAACTCACATTGATTTTCTAACTGAGCAAATTGAAATGTTAGATCAAGAGATAGCCCAACGAGTAAACTCGTATGAAGAAGATATTGAAAGACTAGATTCGATTCCTGGAATCGCCAGAAGAATGGCTGAACAAATCCTAGCTGAAATCGGTACTGATGTTCAAAATCAATTTCCAACTGCGGCACATCTTTGTTCATGGGCAGCTCTCGTACCTGGACATAATGAAAGTGCTGGGAAAAGAAAATCAACTAAATCTAAAAAAGGAAATAAGTATTTAAGATCAGCATTAACTGAAGCAGCTCAATCAGTCAGAGGGTCAAAAAACTATCTTGGTGCATTGTATCGACGAACAGCAGGACGAAAAGGCAACAAAAGAGCAGCTATAGTAGTTGCCCATGCGATATTACGGATCGCATATTACCTGTTAACTAGAAAAGAAATGTATGTAGACTTAGGCGAAGACTACTTTGATAAACAAAGACAGGTATCAATTGTACGCCATTCGGTTCGAAGACTAGAAAACTTAGGCTATACGGTTACAATAACAGAAGCTTCCTAA
- a CDS encoding IS110 family RNA-guided transposase, which produces MNPVIGLDVSKGESQVQAFLDKGKPFGKSFSVSHTTEGLDALLHYLKVVENETGIKPSVILESTGHYHTPVIQFLEEQNYLYIMINPLLSYQAKKSSLRNVKTDEIDAFRLCELYYKEELEPYKKRGIQRLNLRHLTRQHETLTGLYVQAKLQFHAILDQVFPEYKGVFGDLYSKVSLNILLEFSTSESVVQAGENKVTDKIASLCMSRSERWAQERAKKLYEAAQRNPFKSIVYQSHLISLEMYIQLLLQYQEHLAKLDDQIDALAGEIEEYKIIQSIPGIGEKIAATIISEIGEIERFNHPKKLVAFSGIDPSVHSSGKFTATINRITKRGSSRLRHALYMAVLCGIRSSRNKKLKEFYDRKREEGKPFKVAMIACVNKLIHWIYALLKRKEAFLDLA; this is translated from the coding sequence ATGAATCCAGTAATCGGTCTGGATGTTTCAAAAGGGGAAAGCCAGGTTCAAGCATTTTTAGATAAAGGAAAGCCGTTTGGAAAAAGTTTTAGTGTATCACACACGACTGAGGGACTAGATGCCTTACTTCATTATTTGAAAGTGGTAGAAAATGAGACTGGTATAAAACCAAGTGTAATATTAGAATCGACGGGACATTATCACACTCCTGTCATTCAGTTTTTAGAGGAACAGAATTATTTATACATTATGATCAATCCTTTACTGTCTTATCAGGCAAAAAAATCGAGTTTGCGAAATGTGAAAACAGATGAAATAGATGCTTTTCGCTTGTGTGAACTGTATTACAAAGAAGAGCTTGAACCCTATAAAAAAAGGGGTATCCAACGTTTAAACCTTCGTCATCTTACTAGACAACATGAAACCCTTACGGGTTTGTATGTTCAAGCTAAGTTACAGTTTCATGCGATTTTAGATCAAGTGTTTCCTGAATATAAAGGGGTATTTGGAGATTTGTATTCAAAAGTTTCTCTAAACATACTCCTGGAATTTAGTACGTCAGAATCTGTGGTACAGGCTGGAGAAAACAAGGTAACCGATAAAATAGCGAGTTTATGTATGAGTCGTTCGGAACGTTGGGCACAAGAAAGGGCAAAGAAGCTTTATGAAGCAGCTCAGCGTAACCCATTTAAGAGCATAGTCTATCAAAGTCATTTGATAAGCCTTGAAATGTATATTCAACTGCTTCTCCAATACCAAGAGCATCTAGCAAAGTTAGATGATCAAATAGATGCCCTGGCAGGAGAAATAGAAGAATATAAGATTATCCAGTCGATTCCCGGTATCGGAGAAAAAATCGCGGCAACGATTATTTCTGAAATTGGAGAAATCGAACGGTTTAATCACCCTAAAAAATTGGTTGCCTTCTCTGGAATCGATCCAAGTGTACATTCATCGGGGAAATTTACAGCGACGATTAATCGAATCACCAAGAGAGGCTCAAGCAGACTGCGACATGCCTTATATATGGCTGTTCTCTGTGGGATCAGATCCTCTCGTAATAAGAAGCTAAAAGAGTTCTATGATCGAAAGCGAGAAGAAGGAAAACCTTTTAAAGTCGCAATGATTGCATGTGTAAATAAGCTTATTCATTGGATTTATGCCTTACTAAAACGTAAAGAAGCTTTCCTGGATTTAGCTTAA
- a CDS encoding aspartate/glutamate racemase family protein, with protein sequence MKVIGLIGGMSWESSVEYYRIINEEVKRRLGGLHSGRCLLYSVDFEEIERFQSEGDWKKAGETLGDVAHSLEKGGADFIVICTNTMHKVINDIQEKINIPIIHIADATANKINEQGISSVGLLGTRYTMEQDFYKSRLEYNGIKVIVPNPNEREIVNKIIYEELCLGKVQQKSRDYYKKVIQNLIETGAEGIILGCTEIGLLIKSEDSDVPLFDTTYIHAIEAVNMSLKI encoded by the coding sequence ATGAAGGTTATTGGCCTTATTGGTGGAATGAGTTGGGAATCATCTGTTGAGTATTATCGGATTATTAACGAAGAAGTGAAAAGAAGGTTAGGAGGGTTACATTCTGGAAGATGCCTTTTATACAGCGTTGACTTTGAAGAAATTGAGCGTTTTCAGTCAGAGGGCGATTGGAAAAAAGCTGGTGAAACATTGGGTGACGTTGCACATTCTCTAGAAAAAGGGGGCGCAGATTTTATCGTTATTTGTACCAATACCATGCACAAGGTTATAAATGATATACAGGAAAAAATTAACATCCCTATTATACATATTGCTGATGCAACAGCTAATAAAATCAATGAGCAAGGAATTAGTTCCGTAGGATTACTTGGCACAAGGTATACTATGGAGCAAGATTTTTACAAATCACGTTTAGAATATAATGGTATAAAGGTTATCGTTCCAAATCCTAATGAAAGAGAGATTGTAAACAAGATTATTTATGAAGAGTTATGTTTAGGTAAGGTTCAACAAAAATCAAGGGATTATTATAAAAAGGTTATCCAAAATTTAATCGAAACTGGAGCTGAAGGAATTATATTAGGCTGTACAGAAATTGGATTATTAATAAAATCCGAGGATTCCGATGTTCCTCTGTTTGACACAACTTATATACATGCTATTGAAGCAGTAAATATGTCCTTAAAGATATAG
- a CDS encoding CapA family protein, with amino-acid sequence MKKFLFLFTSLTIFLSFFVLNNTEEPHYDDFQVKDTSESENNVILSKENNKTYTASLSAIGDVLIHDRVYNPAHIGNGKYNFVSHLKQVKPYLEKADITVANQESMIGGTKIGLSSYPSFNSPHEVGDALKHSGVDIVTLANNHTLDRGEDAIQSAITYWNKIGMHYTGSYVSLEDQRKIRIIEKNGIIFSFLAYTYGTNGIKIPNDKQYLVNLIDENKIKKDISSAKGISDVVVVSLHFGKEYQRLPNEEQIQLARQLALAGADIIIGHHPHVLQPMEWIKREDGRRSIVAYSLGNFFSGQTGDYKDIGGIMQIKVDKIVKNDETIITLKEPLFIPTFVDSNYYVTPLAMINGNESLYNEIKNHMKKWMPELKFSTQF; translated from the coding sequence ATGAAAAAGTTTTTATTTTTATTTACATCATTAACTATTTTTTTAAGTTTTTTTGTCCTAAATAATACGGAAGAACCTCATTATGATGATTTTCAAGTTAAGGACACTTCAGAATCAGAAAATAACGTGATCCTTTCAAAAGAAAATAATAAAACTTACACAGCTTCGTTGTCTGCAATTGGTGACGTTCTTATACATGACCGGGTATACAATCCAGCACATATCGGAAACGGAAAGTATAACTTTGTATCTCATCTAAAACAAGTTAAACCATACTTAGAAAAGGCAGATATTACTGTTGCGAATCAAGAATCGATGATAGGTGGTACTAAAATTGGCCTTTCGTCATATCCTTCTTTTAACAGTCCTCATGAAGTGGGTGATGCGTTAAAGCATAGTGGGGTCGATATAGTAACACTAGCAAACAATCATACATTAGATCGTGGAGAAGATGCAATACAAAGTGCAATTACTTACTGGAATAAGATCGGTATGCATTATACTGGTTCTTATGTTTCTTTAGAAGATCAAAGGAAAATCAGAATAATAGAAAAGAATGGTATTATTTTCTCCTTTTTAGCTTATACCTATGGTACGAATGGTATAAAAATCCCAAATGATAAACAGTATTTAGTTAACCTGATAGATGAAAATAAGATAAAAAAAGACATTTCAAGTGCAAAAGGAATATCTGACGTTGTTGTCGTCAGTCTTCACTTTGGAAAAGAATATCAAAGGTTACCAAATGAGGAACAGATCCAATTGGCTAGGCAATTAGCACTAGCTGGTGCTGATATTATCATCGGTCATCATCCTCACGTTCTTCAACCAATGGAATGGATTAAAAGAGAAGACGGAAGACGTTCGATTGTTGCATACTCTCTAGGAAATTTTTTTTCTGGTCAAACTGGAGACTATAAAGATATCGGCGGCATTATGCAAATAAAAGTTGATAAAATAGTTAAAAATGATGAAACAATCATTACGCTAAAAGAACCTTTATTTATACCTACATTTGTGGATAGTAATTATTATGTTACCCCTCTCGCTATGATAAATGGTAATGAATCATTATATAATGAAATTAAAAACCATATGAAAAAATGGATGCCTGAATTAAAGTTTTCAACCCAATTTTAA
- a CDS encoding MFS transporter yields MDKRVYFLMVISFVIGMVELIISGILDLIAEDLQVSLAQVGLLITVFALIMAIASPILLVITAKVERKKLTLICLYIFLIGCIITVLSPNFTILFIARIILALSGALLIILCLVMAPSLVEEKYRGRAIGFVSMGVSASLVLGVPIGLLLGNAFGWRAPFILITGLTALSIIGVHFFMDSIQPKTQVPLKVQLASLKSPKITFAIMTTFLYMSGHTVIYAYFSPYIQTTTDLDGGWVSIVYLIFGVAAVSGGGIGGVLADLFGSKRSILLALILFSFVFFILPFTTEIFPMLFLTLIIWGILSWAISPAMQTYLIETSPKTSDIQQSLNNSALHLGVAVGSIIGGMVVEELSIEHNPFVGGILIILSLFTIVISFKSR; encoded by the coding sequence ATGGATAAAAGAGTGTATTTTTTAATGGTCATATCATTTGTTATTGGAATGGTTGAACTGATTATCAGCGGGATTCTAGATCTAATAGCAGAAGATTTACAGGTAAGTTTGGCGCAAGTAGGATTGCTGATTACTGTATTTGCTTTAATAATGGCAATCGCCTCTCCAATTTTATTAGTAATAACAGCCAAGGTAGAACGAAAAAAGTTAACATTAATCTGTTTATACATATTTTTAATAGGATGTATCATTACAGTATTGAGCCCGAACTTTACCATTTTATTTATTGCACGAATCATTTTAGCTCTGAGTGGGGCATTATTAATCATTTTATGTTTAGTTATGGCTCCAAGTTTAGTAGAGGAAAAATACCGGGGCAGAGCAATTGGATTTGTATCAATGGGGGTCAGTGCTTCACTTGTTTTAGGAGTACCGATTGGCCTTTTACTTGGTAATGCTTTTGGATGGAGAGCACCATTTATATTGATAACTGGTTTAACAGCTTTATCAATCATTGGTGTTCATTTCTTTATGGACAGCATACAACCAAAAACACAAGTTCCGTTAAAAGTTCAATTAGCTTCATTAAAAAGCCCTAAAATTACATTTGCTATAATGACTACGTTTCTTTATATGTCTGGTCATACCGTTATATATGCATATTTTAGTCCATACATCCAGACGACTACTGATCTGGATGGGGGATGGGTGAGTATAGTGTATTTAATTTTTGGGGTGGCTGCAGTGAGTGGAGGAGGTATTGGAGGTGTTTTGGCTGATTTGTTTGGGTCAAAACGATCTATTTTATTGGCACTCATTCTGTTTTCTTTTGTATTTTTTATTTTACCTTTTACGACAGAAATATTTCCGATGCTATTTCTTACGCTAATTATATGGGGGATTTTAAGCTGGGCGATTTCACCGGCCATGCAAACTTATTTAATCGAAACATCTCCTAAAACCTCTGATATTCAGCAGAGTTTAAATAATTCCGCCCTTCATTTAGGTGTAGCGGTTGGTTCTATTATTGGTGGTATGGTCGTTGAAGAGCTATCAATTGAACACAATCCATTTGTTGGAGGAATATTGATTATTTTATCTTTATTTACTATCGTCATTTCATTTAAAAGCAGATAG
- a CDS encoding amidohydrolase, giving the protein MKSILMEMLESRKDEIIKIRRHLHENPELSFKEEKTAQYIIDFYKGKNVEVQSNVGNGYGVVVTIKGGKSGKTIGLRADFDALPIVEETDVPFKSKNEGVMHACAHDGHTAYLLILADCLITLKDEIPGTIKIIHQHAEEVPPGGARSIVESGLLDDLDNVFGIHLLPMDEAGVVGYHAGYSFNGRAYLKLKIQGRGGHGSSPHLANDAIVAGSHFVTAAQTIISRRLSPFDIGVITIGSFDGKGTFNVIKDSVELEGDIRYMTVETKETIEKEVKRLVKGLEVEFGVTCELTYTNDYPPLYNDPALTERVAEFLMNANDKDIKEVKEFPAMPPSEDFAYYAEKFPSCFFYIACTPKRVEKPYFNHHPKFDIDEDALLVAAKAVGYVVCGYYELD; this is encoded by the coding sequence ATGAAAAGTATATTAATGGAAATGTTGGAGTCCCGTAAAGATGAGATTATTAAAATTCGCAGACATTTACACGAAAATCCCGAACTTTCTTTCAAAGAAGAAAAAACTGCTCAATATATTATTGATTTTTATAAAGGTAAGAATGTAGAAGTCCAATCGAATGTAGGAAATGGATACGGAGTTGTCGTGACAATCAAAGGTGGAAAGTCCGGAAAAACCATTGGTCTGCGCGCTGATTTTGATGCGCTTCCAATTGTCGAAGAAACGGATGTACCATTTAAATCCAAAAATGAAGGTGTTATGCATGCATGTGCCCATGATGGCCATACAGCCTATTTATTAATCTTGGCGGATTGCTTAATTACATTAAAAGATGAAATTCCTGGTACTATCAAAATTATTCATCAACATGCGGAAGAAGTGCCACCAGGCGGGGCAAGGAGTATCGTGGAATCCGGCTTGCTAGACGACTTAGATAATGTATTTGGTATCCACCTGCTGCCAATGGATGAAGCGGGAGTTGTTGGTTATCACGCTGGTTATTCTTTTAACGGAAGGGCTTATTTAAAATTAAAAATTCAAGGCAGAGGCGGTCATGGATCCTCACCACATCTAGCGAATGATGCCATTGTGGCTGGTTCTCATTTTGTCACCGCCGCTCAAACGATTATTAGCCGTCGTTTAAGTCCTTTTGATATTGGCGTGATTACGATTGGATCTTTTGATGGAAAAGGGACATTCAATGTCATTAAAGACAGTGTAGAGCTTGAAGGCGATATCCGTTATATGACTGTTGAAACAAAAGAAACAATTGAAAAAGAAGTTAAACGACTTGTAAAAGGTCTTGAAGTAGAATTTGGTGTAACATGTGAGCTAACATATACGAATGATTATCCACCTTTATATAATGATCCTGCATTAACAGAAAGGGTTGCTGAGTTCCTTATGAATGCAAATGATAAAGATATTAAAGAAGTGAAGGAATTTCCAGCAATGCCGCCATCTGAAGACTTTGCTTACTATGCTGAAAAATTCCCTTCTTGCTTCTTTTACATTGCATGTACACCTAAAAGAGTAGAAAAACCTTATTTTAATCATCATCCTAAATTTGATATCGATGAAGATGCCCTGCTCGTGGCAGCAAAAGCAGTGGGATATGTTGTTTGCGGGTATTATGAATTAGATTAG
- a CDS encoding amino acid permease — protein sequence MQEQKLERGLKNRHVQLIAIGGAIGTGLFLGAGKSIHLAGPSILIAYMITGVICFLIMRALGELLLSNLNYHSFVDFVRDYLGNMAAFVTGWTYWFCWISIAMADLTAVGLYTQYWFPSVPQWMPGLIALVILLIMNLATVKLFGEMEFWFALIKVIAILALIVIGIFMIIKGFSTNSGAASFTNLWSHDGMFPNGINGFILSFQMVVFAFVGIELVGLTAGETEDPERVIPKAINNIPIRIIIFYIGALIVIMSVYPWNAIVPTESPFVQVFVAVGIAAAAGIVNFVVLTSAASACNSAIFSTSRMVYSLAKDKNAPVPFAKLDARKVPSNALFFSTVVILISVVLNYIMPEGVFTLITSISTVCFIFIWGITVISHLKYRKTRPDLAKLNKFKLPFYPFANYLILAFLAFVLVVLALAEDTRIALFVTPVWFILLIAIYKMRKMNATHADQANQEQVAEN from the coding sequence ATGCAGGAGCAAAAATTGGAAAGAGGTCTTAAGAACAGGCACGTACAACTAATCGCTATTGGCGGGGCTATCGGAACGGGATTATTTCTCGGAGCAGGAAAATCTATACATTTAGCAGGACCATCGATTTTAATTGCTTACATGATTACAGGTGTCATTTGTTTTTTAATCATGCGCGCACTTGGAGAATTACTCTTAAGCAATTTGAACTATCATTCTTTTGTTGACTTTGTAAGAGACTATTTAGGTAATATGGCAGCTTTTGTGACCGGCTGGACCTACTGGTTTTGCTGGATTTCAATCGCAATGGCTGACTTAACAGCAGTTGGACTCTATACCCAGTATTGGTTTCCCTCTGTACCACAGTGGATGCCGGGGTTAATTGCCCTTGTTATTTTGCTAATTATGAACCTAGCAACTGTAAAACTTTTTGGCGAAATGGAATTCTGGTTCGCATTAATCAAAGTCATTGCGATACTAGCCCTAATTGTCATTGGTATTTTCATGATTATTAAAGGCTTTTCCACAAATTCAGGCGCAGCCAGTTTCACGAATCTATGGAGCCACGATGGTATGTTCCCAAATGGCATAAATGGCTTTATCCTTTCATTCCAAATGGTAGTGTTTGCGTTTGTTGGCATTGAACTTGTAGGTCTTACTGCAGGTGAAACAGAAGATCCAGAGAGAGTTATTCCAAAAGCAATAAATAATATCCCTATTCGAATTATCATTTTCTATATTGGGGCACTTATTGTCATTATGAGTGTTTATCCGTGGAACGCCATCGTCCCAACGGAAAGCCCTTTCGTTCAAGTATTCGTAGCAGTTGGTATCGCTGCAGCTGCTGGTATCGTCAATTTTGTTGTCCTAACATCCGCTGCTTCGGCATGTAACAGCGCCATCTTCAGTACAAGCCGAATGGTATACTCACTTGCCAAAGATAAAAATGCACCTGTACCATTTGCAAAACTTGATGCCCGTAAAGTACCTTCCAATGCATTGTTCTTTTCAACTGTCGTCATTCTTATTTCCGTTGTGTTGAACTATATAATGCCAGAGGGAGTATTCACACTGATTACAAGTATTTCTACAGTATGTTTCATCTTTATTTGGGGAATTACAGTCATCAGTCATTTGAAATACCGCAAAACAAGACCAGATCTAGCGAAACTGAACAAATTTAAATTGCCGTTTTATCCATTTGCCAATTACTTGATCCTTGCTTTCCTAGCGTTCGTTCTTGTCGTGCTAGCACTTGCGGAAGATACTCGTATTGCCTTGTTTGTAACTCCTGTTTGGTTTATTTTGCTGATCGCGATTTATAAGATGCGGAAAATGAATGCAACTCATGCAGATCAGGCGAATCAAGAACAGGTAGCGGAAAATTAA